TTATGGACGATGTCATGGGCGTGGATGTCACCCAGAATTCGAGCAAGCGTCCGGGCAATATCCAGTACCTGCAATACCGGTAGGCGTCCGTTGCTGTTGGCTTGCAGCAAAGTGGCCAGGGAGCCTTCGTAGTGGTCGCTGACCAGTGCCAGGTTGCCACTGCCATGCGGCACCACTGCATGGACCTTGCGCACGCCCTTGATGCCGTCAAGGCGGCTGGCAATGTTGGCCTCGTGGTTGAGGATGGCTACCTGTCGACGATCAGGGTACTCGGTGTCCAGGGTTTCTATGCAGACATTCGCCCCATCCGCGATGCGTTGTGCGCGATAGGCTACGCGCCCCGCTTTGCGCCACAGGCAAGAGAGGATCATGAATCCGGGCAGCTGTAATTCGCTATGCATCAGTTGCCTCTTGTGGATAGGGCGCTCAGCAGTCGAACAGTCGACTGAAGGTCGCGCTGAAGCCTGCTTTGGCATTGTCGAGCAAAGGCTCGCCATGGCCGCAGAGAGCGTGTCTGAAATTCAGTGACTTGAGCCGAATGAAATCTTCAGCGTCTGGAGTTGCTGCCTGCATCCAGACGGGACCCACGTTGGCGGGCGTAAAGAATCCCATTTGCTCCATTCTCTCCTGCGAAGCAGGGCAGAAATGTTCATCGGCCTGCAGCCAGTTCTGTAAGGCATCGCAAGCAATCAGTATGCCACCATCCCGGTGCAGGTGGAGTACACCCTCGGGAATGCTGGTCGTCTGGAACTGAAACACTGACGCGTCACTGATCGGCAGCTGAGGTTTCTGGCCGAGAACGTGTGTCGTACTGCGCTGCTCTGTCTCCATCCCGGGCATCACCCAGTAGTCGGCCTGGTATCGATCAAGGTAGAAAGCATCGTCGCGACCATGCAGTGCCCCCAGCCGCACGACATCGGTCACGTTGCCCAGACGATCAAGTTCGGCGAGGCCGTTATCATCCAGCCGCACGGTGTTGATCAGGATCAGCCGCTCGCCATCCCGCACAACGGTCATGTTGCGGCTGAATTGCCAGTCCAGGTCCATGAGGACCGTTTCCATGGCACCGGTGACGAAAAACAGATCCGGCAGGACCTCTTCGATGGCATTGTGGGCCAGCGCAGCAGGAAAAGACGACATGCGAACTCCTCAGTCTTTAATATAGTTATAGCAACCAACGTAAAGATACTCTTTGTCGTATTCATTCAGATAGGCATTGAGATAATTTTTCTGCGCCTGGTTCAGCCGCCCCAGCCGAATATCTTCTATGGTTTCGTCAAGTGTGCTGCTGTCCAGTCGCCTGAGATGGAAAAGTGTCATGTCCCGGCCTCCCAGAAAGCCTTTGAGGAATGTATGCAGGGGACGCGCAGCGGACATGTCGAACACTGCTCCGTACAGGGCCGTGTACAGGGGTTGCACGGCCAGTGAGTCGCGGTCGAAGGTCGGGAAGTCGCCGGATGGTGGGGTGAAAGCAGGGTAGTCTTGGGCTGGATGTATCGGTTGGCTGGCCAGTGCCTGCAGGTAGTCTTTATTCAGTCCGGCCTCGCGGCCTCCCTGCAGAATTATGTTCAGGTAACGTTGACTGGGCAGGCAGCCATTATCGATAAATTGCGGCATGCCCACGTAGGTAATGGCCGGAACCCTGGGGCGGTTGCCATTGCCATGATCATCGGGTTCAACCGCGACTTCTATACGGTCATAGCCATGGCCGTAAGCTTCCGCCTGATCCAGCAAGGCAAGCGCAGCATCGGGGCATTCATGGAGCACACCCAGTACCCGATCATTCGGGTCGCCGGTGTTCTCGATATTGCCTACCCCTCCTTCGTGGCGGAAAAAATGCTGCACATTGAAACGCAGCCGCCAACCGTGCAATACCGCTCTCGTCGATGCCCGGGGCTCGACCCCCTTGGCTCTCAGCGAGAGCATGCTCATGTTGGAACCAAAGCCAAAATAGTAAAACATAGCGTCTGTCTGTATCCGGTTAGCCTGCCCCGGGGGACTTGTCCGTTGTGGGGAAATCCTTGTCGTAGGGCACGGGAAATTGCGGCGCAATTTTGCGTGGTTCCTGTTCGGTGAACAGGGTCTCGAAGGTGGGAGCAGCCGTGATCCGGTCGCCCAGGCCCCAGGTGTCACATGCCACGCCGTACCAGTTCAGCAAGGTTGCAGCAAAGGAGGTTGCATCAAAACTCCGGCCGCTGCCACTGCGCAGGATGGTTTGGGGCTTGATCCAGGGTGACACGAAGACAGCGGGTACGCGTGGCCCCATGATATCGAATTCGAAGCCATCGGCGAGATCATTTGGCCAGGGTTTGCCGGCATAGGGGGGCGGCTGATGATCAAACAGGCCACCGTTCTTGTCGAAGGTGATCACCAGGAGCGTTTTCGACCAGAGTTCTTCATTGCTGCTCAGGGCCTGATATATGTCATTCA
This sequence is a window from Halopseudomonas salegens. Protein-coding genes within it:
- a CDS encoding gamma-glutamylcyclotransferase family protein; this translates as MFYYFGFGSNMSMLSLRAKGVEPRASTRAVLHGWRLRFNVQHFFRHEGGVGNIENTGDPNDRVLGVLHECPDAALALLDQAEAYGHGYDRIEVAVEPDDHGNGNRPRVPAITYVGMPQFIDNGCLPSQRYLNIILQGGREAGLNKDYLQALASQPIHPAQDYPAFTPPSGDFPTFDRDSLAVQPLYTALYGAVFDMSAARPLHTFLKGFLGGRDMTLFHLRRLDSSTLDETIEDIRLGRLNQAQKNYLNAYLNEYDKEYLYVGCYNYIKD